In a genomic window of Helianthus annuus cultivar XRQ/B chromosome 10, HanXRQr2.0-SUNRISE, whole genome shotgun sequence:
- the LOC110885541 gene encoding rop guanine nucleotide exchange factor 1 gives MSTSVCSSESDNNNNNNNNIFSTSGRCIEDESCSLSADVSESDSSSGCFSGSLKSSSFAASNSVSGNDLNFPVPPFTFPVVGGNDDVMDWDKKKMKRGPDSDLSEIDMMKEKFAKLLLGEDMSGGGKGVCTALAISNAITNLSASVFGELWRLEPLASQKKTMWQREMDWLLSVSDSIVDFVPSIQQSSDGATYEVMATHPRADLALNLPALKKLDSMLITMLDGFCKTEFWYVDRGIVLAEGDSCEACSPRLCNGRPSVRQEEKWWLPYPKLPPNGLSEDARKKLQQCRDCTNQILKASLAINSNVLAEMEIPNAYLESLPKNGKACLGDIIYRYITAEKFSAEHLLDCLDLSSEHHTLEIANRLEGAIYAWRLKDSNSKTKHSSWSGKVKGLVLDGDKSAYLAQRAETLLHSLRLRFPSLPQTALDMNKIQYNKDVGQSILESYSRVLESLAFNITARIDDVMFVDDATKHSESLSTFNRGGLGGRPIQKRMAPSPFSIQHTPYSSPFATPTFSTSPILIRSPARAHPTPINDDNCSNDKLDTPKPADLEKLWKFAGSSNVIERD, from the exons ATGTCTACGAGTGTATGCTCATCGGAatcagacaacaacaacaacaacaacaacaacattttCAGTACGAGTGGAAGATGTATTGAGGATGAGAGTTGCAGTCTGAGTGCTGACGTCAGCGAGTCGGACAGTTCGAGTGGTTGTTTCTCCGGTTCGTTGAAATCGTCGTCGTTTGCTGCTTCTAATTCTGTTTCCGGCAATGATTTGAACTTTCCGGTGCCACCGTTTACGTTTCCGGTGGTTGGCGGGAATGATGACGTCATGGATTGGGataagaagaagatgaagagagggCCTGATTCTGATTTATCTG AAATTGATATGATGAAGGAGAAGTTTGCGAAGCTTCTGCTTGGAGAAGACATGTCAGGAGGAGGCAAAGGTGTCTGTACCGCGTTAGCGATTTCAAATGCGATAACAAATCTTTCTG cTTCTGTGTTTGGGGAGCTATGGAGGTTGGAGCCCTTGGCATCTCAAAAGAAGACAATGTGGCAGAGAGAGATGGATTGGCTGCTATCCGTTAGTGACTCCATCGTAGATTTTGTACCTTCAATACAACAATCTTCCGATGGTGCAACTTATGAAGTAATGGCAACGCATCCACGAGCAGATCTGGCTCTAAATCTCCCTGCTTTAAAGAAGCTTGATTCAATGTTGATCACTATGCTAGATGGGTTTTGTAAGACAGAGTTCTGGTATGTTGATCGTGGCATCGTTCTAGCAGAAGGTGACAGCTGCGAAGCATGTTCGCCCCGTCTCTGTAACGGACGGCCTTCAGTTAGGCAAGAAGAAAAGTGGTGGCTGCCATATCCTAAACTCCCGCCCAACGGGTTATCCGAAGATGCAAGAAAGAAGTTACAGCAGTGCAGAGACTGCACAAACCAGATACTCAAAGCGTCCTTAGCTATAAACAGTAATGTACTTGCTGAAATGGAGATTCCAAATGCCTACTTGGAATCCTTACCCAAG AATGGGAAAGCGTGTTTAGGGGACATTATCTATCGCTACATTACCGCAGAAAAGTTTTCTGCTGAACATCTTCTTGATTGTCTAGACTTGTCATCAGAACACCACACTCTAGAGATAGCAAATCGGCTTGAGGGAGCGATTTATGCATGGAGATTAAAGGATTCcaattcaaaaaccaaacactcaTCATGGAGCGGGAAAGTTAAGGGTTTAGTTCTTGATGGTGACAAGAGCGCATATTTAGCACAAAGGGCCGAAACCCTGTTACATAGTTTAAGACTTCGGTTTCCTAGCCTTCCTCAAACGGCATTGGATATGAACAAAATTCAATATAACAAG GATGTTGGGCAATCGATACTGGAAAGCTACTCAAGGGTACTGGAGAGCCTAGCATTTAACATAACCGCAAGAATTGACGACGTCATGTTTGTAGACGATGCTACAAAACATTCAGAATCATTATCCACTTTTAACAGAGGCGGTTTAGGAGGGCGGCCGATACAAAAACGAATGGCACCGAGTCCATTCTCAATCCAACACACGCCTTATTCGTCACCATTTGCTACCCCAACTTTCTCCACATCCCCTATTTTGATCCGTAGCCCGGCTAGAGCGCATCCTACGCCTATTAACGATGATAATTGTTCAAATGATAAGTTAGATACCCCGAAGCCTGCTGACCTGGAGAAGCTATGGAAGTTTGCTGGAAGTAGTAATGTGATAGAGAGAGATTAG
- the LOC110885540 gene encoding DDB1- and CUL4-associated factor 8, with protein sequence MTKKRNRTNIDTAVADICRREVGRISCRKFANRLAASEDLVLRFELLKKLNKHKGCVNTVSFNPDGDVLVSGSDDRKVILWDWETGNVKLSFHSGHGNNIFQAKIMPGTDDRSIVTCAADGQVRHAMIPECGEVETKLLAKHQGRAHKLASEPGSPHIFYTCGEDGLVQHFDLRTGMATELFSCRPVPDRSFVGVVNLNSIAIDPRNPNLFAIAGSDEFTRLYDIRRYKWDGSAAFGKPADYFCPKHLIGDENLGITGLAFSDQSELAVSYCDEHIYLFPKGTGLGSDVNAIFANSMGSDSEMEIEDDVGIKVYKGHRNCVTVKGVNFFGPKCEYVVSGSDCGRMFIWRKSDSELLRVMEADKQVVNCIEPHPHITMLASSGIERDIKIWTPTAVQKATLPARIDKVFEPRRFRFFPYLDSDSDDEYYSNEYNDDDTSSNQSDSVDDDDFDDDDDEYDDDDGDDDDEDDDEEDATSDFVIEDEVNEDPREDDTELFDSASNEEYGDSLDDFRDDEQ encoded by the exons ATGACGAAAAAACGGAACCGCACCAACATTGATACGGCAGTTGCCGATATTTGCCGCCGTGAAGTCGGCCGTATTTCTTGCCGGAAGTTTGCCAACCGCCTTGCTGCATCTGAG gATCTAGTGTtgagatttgaacttttgaagaaGCTAAATAAACACAAAGGATGCGTGAACACCGTCAGCTTTAATCCAGATGGAGACGTTTTAGTGTCGGGTTCTGATGACAGAAAAGTTATACTTTGGGATTGGGAGACTGGGAATGTTAAACTCTCCTTTCATTCAGGCCATGGTAATAACATCTTTCAAGCAAAGATCATGCCTGGTACTGATGATAGAAGCATTGTTACTTGTGCTGCTGATGGCCAG GTAAGGCATGCTATGATCCCAGAATGTGGCGAAGTAGAGACAAAATTGCTTGCAAAACATCAAGGAAGAGCTCACAAACTCGCCAGTGAACCCGGAAGCCCACACATCTTTTATACGTGTGGTGAGGATGGTTTAGTCCAACAT TTTGATCTAAGGACAGGAATGGCTACAGAACTTTTTAGTTGCCGACCAGTGCCCGATAGAAGTTTTGTAGGAGTTGTTAATCTAAACTCTATAGCTATTGATCCAAGAAACCCTAATTTGTTTGCGATTGCTGGCTCAGACGAGTTTACTCGACTATACGATATCCGTCGATATAAATGGGACGGTTCAGCTGCTTTTGGTAAACCGGCTGATTATTTTTGCCCCAAACATTTAATCGGTGACGAGAACTTGGGGATAACAGGATTAGCATTCTCGGATCAGAGTGAACTTGCTGTATCCTACTGTGATGAACACATTTATCTTTTCCCAAAAGGCACGGGTTTGGGGAGTGACGTAAATGCAATTTTTGCTAATTCTATGGGTTCTGATTCCGAGATGGAAATTGAAGATGACGTTGGTATTAAAGTCTACAAGGGGCACAGAAACTGTGTGACGGTTAAGGGTGTTAACTTTTTTGGACCTAAATGCGAGTATGTTGTGAGCGGGTCTGATTGCGGGCGGATGTTTATTTGGAGGAAAAGTGATTCGGAGCTTCTTCGCGTTATGGAAGCAGATAAGCAAGTGGTTAACTGTATTGAACCCCACCCGCATATCACTATGCTTGCTAGCAGTGGGATTGAACGCGATATAAAGATTTGGACACCCACTGCAGTACAAAAGGCAACTCTTCCCGCAAGGATTGATAAG GTTTTTGAGCCTCGCCGTTTTCGTTTCTTTCCTTATCTTGATTCCGATTCTGATGACGAGTATTACTCCAATGAGTACAACGATGATGATACTTCCAGTAATCAGAGTGATAGCGTGGACGATGATGATTTTGACGACGACGATGATGAATATGATGACGATgacggtgatgatgatgatgaggacgACGATGAAGAAGATGCTACTTCTGATTTTGTCATTGAGGATGAAGTTAACGAAGATCCACGTGAGGATGATACTGAACTTTTTGACAGTGCTAGCAATGAGGAATATGGCGATTCCcttgatgattttcgtgatgatGAACAATGA